One window from the genome of Microbacterium sulfonylureivorans encodes:
- a CDS encoding DUF3159 domain-containing protein — protein sequence MTEDTRPPAPSGDTESGDDAGEGAAAQASASDILGAALGDAARRAGLDPNEGKSTGHVVWAAMGGWRGVLESVVPGLVFILAYTLTIDPASGEGDLWLSLGLSVGIAAIFTVARLIARQPITAAVGGLVAAGVAAAFAAFTGEASNNFIPGFITNALYGTAFLVSALIGWSLIGLAVGFLMGEGTAWRKDKRKRRAFFWLAIAWASLFAARLLVQLPLYFADNVTALGMLKLVMGLPLFAPLLAVTWLAVRALYPPERK from the coding sequence GTGACCGAGGACACCCGCCCGCCCGCGCCGTCGGGCGACACCGAATCCGGCGACGATGCCGGAGAGGGCGCAGCGGCTCAGGCGTCCGCATCCGACATCCTCGGCGCCGCCCTCGGCGACGCCGCCCGTCGGGCCGGACTCGACCCCAACGAGGGCAAGTCGACCGGTCACGTCGTCTGGGCAGCCATGGGCGGCTGGCGCGGTGTGCTCGAATCCGTGGTCCCCGGGCTGGTCTTCATCCTCGCCTACACGCTCACGATCGATCCCGCCTCCGGCGAGGGCGACCTGTGGCTCTCGCTGGGACTGTCCGTGGGCATCGCGGCGATCTTCACCGTCGCGCGGCTCATCGCCCGGCAGCCCATCACCGCTGCCGTCGGCGGCCTCGTCGCGGCGGGGGTCGCCGCTGCCTTCGCGGCGTTCACCGGTGAGGCGAGCAACAACTTCATCCCGGGGTTCATCACCAATGCGCTGTACGGCACCGCGTTCCTCGTCTCCGCGCTCATCGGATGGTCGCTGATCGGCCTGGCCGTCGGCTTCCTGATGGGCGAGGGGACGGCGTGGCGCAAGGACAAGCGCAAGCGGCGGGCCTTCTTCTGGCTCGCGATCGCCTGGGCGTCGCTCTTCGCCGCGCGCCTCCTCGTGCAGCTCCCGCTCTACTTCGCCGACAACGTCACGGCTCTCGGCATGCTGAAGCTCGTCATGGGCCTGCCGCTGTTCGCACCGCTCCTGGCGGTCACGTGGCTCGCCGTCCGGGCGCTCTATCCGCCGGAGCGGAAGTGA
- the dut gene encoding dUTP diphosphatase, which yields MTETVDVPIIASDVPVYAHPGDAGADLVAAEAVRLEPGHRAMVGTGVRIALPEGYVAFVVPRSGLAAKHGITVVNAPGTIDAGYRGEIKVILLNTDVAVAHDIAVGDRIAQIIVMPVPRAHFIPVESLPDSVRGEGGFGSTGFKKDGVLA from the coding sequence TACGCGCACCCGGGCGACGCCGGAGCCGACCTCGTGGCTGCGGAGGCGGTTCGCCTCGAGCCCGGCCACCGGGCGATGGTGGGGACCGGGGTGCGGATCGCGCTCCCGGAGGGCTACGTGGCGTTCGTCGTGCCGCGCAGCGGCCTCGCCGCCAAGCACGGCATCACCGTGGTGAACGCTCCGGGAACGATCGACGCCGGATACCGAGGCGAGATCAAGGTGATCCTGCTCAACACCGACGTCGCGGTCGCCCATGACATCGCCGTCGGCGACCGCATCGCCCAGATCATCGTGATGCCCGTGCCCCGCGCGCATTTCATCCCCGTGGAGTCCCTTCCCGACAGCGTCCGCGGCGAGGGCGGCTTCGGCTCCACGGGCTTCAAGAAGGACGGAGTCCTCGCATGA
- a CDS encoding 3-hydroxyacyl-CoA dehydrogenase NAD-binding domain-containing protein, producing MTNYEDVDFSPLNALAEGEVVTHSRVRDIRLASGRVLALITLDNGRDHTRPNTLGPTTLTELGATLDALKARAAAGEIQAVAVTGKQYILAAGADLSDISKVGSKDNARLIAQLGHHVFGKLGTLGVPSFAFVNGLALGGGLEIALNSSYRTVDASAAAVALPEVFLGIIPGWGGAYLLPNLIGIENALEVVISNPLKQNRMLKPQQAFDYGIFDAIFPAANYLEDSLKWADAVLAGGVKVDRRNEPGKIERLTKWPIAIKMARGMLESKIGTVPKSPYAALELLEKAKGGTKAEGFAREDEALADLVTGDQFAASMYAFDLVQKRAKRPVGAPDKGLAKKVTKVGIIGAGLMASQFALLFVRKLQVPVLITDLDQARVDKGVAYIHDEIGKLEAKGRLDADAANRLRALVTGTTDKSLYADCDFVIEAVFEEVGVKQTVFGEIEQIIAEDAILATNTSSLSVEEIGAKLANPERLVGFHFFNPVAVMPLIEIVKTPNTSDAALSTAFVVAKGLGKNAVLTADAPGFVVNRLLAKVMGEAARAVYEGTPLLTVEKAFQPLGLPMTPFQLIDLVGWKVAAHVQDTMVTAFPERFYASENFHRLAELPEVVEKDKSGRVTGWTKAAEKVLKGAVGSSPSSEAEILRRVQDGLAKEIRIMLDEGVVPEVEDIDLCLILGAGWPFIDGGASPYLDREGASERVFGDTFHHPVITGIGD from the coding sequence ATGACGAACTACGAAGACGTCGACTTCTCCCCGCTGAACGCGCTCGCCGAGGGAGAGGTCGTCACCCACTCGCGGGTCCGCGACATCCGTCTCGCCTCCGGCAGGGTGCTCGCCCTCATCACGCTCGACAACGGGCGCGACCACACCCGGCCCAACACGCTCGGGCCCACGACGCTCACCGAGCTCGGCGCCACCCTCGATGCGCTGAAGGCCCGCGCCGCCGCCGGCGAGATCCAGGCCGTGGCGGTGACCGGCAAGCAGTACATCCTGGCCGCCGGTGCCGACCTGTCCGACATCTCCAAGGTCGGGTCGAAGGACAACGCGCGACTCATCGCCCAGCTCGGGCACCACGTGTTCGGCAAGCTCGGCACGCTGGGCGTGCCGTCGTTCGCCTTCGTCAACGGCCTCGCGCTCGGCGGCGGACTCGAGATCGCACTCAACTCGTCGTATCGAACGGTGGATGCCTCAGCGGCCGCCGTCGCGCTGCCCGAGGTGTTCCTCGGCATCATCCCCGGCTGGGGCGGCGCCTACCTGCTGCCGAACCTCATCGGAATCGAGAACGCGCTCGAGGTCGTCATCTCGAACCCGCTCAAGCAGAACCGGATGCTGAAGCCCCAGCAGGCGTTCGACTACGGGATCTTCGACGCGATCTTCCCCGCAGCGAACTACCTCGAGGACTCGCTGAAGTGGGCGGACGCCGTGCTCGCCGGCGGCGTCAAGGTCGACCGCCGGAACGAGCCGGGCAAGATCGAGCGTCTGACGAAGTGGCCCATCGCGATCAAGATGGCCCGCGGCATGCTCGAGTCGAAGATCGGCACCGTGCCGAAGTCTCCCTACGCGGCGCTCGAGCTGCTCGAGAAGGCGAAGGGCGGCACGAAGGCCGAGGGCTTCGCCCGTGAGGACGAGGCGCTTGCCGACCTCGTCACGGGCGATCAGTTCGCCGCGTCCATGTACGCGTTCGATCTCGTGCAGAAGCGGGCGAAGCGCCCCGTCGGTGCACCCGACAAGGGCCTCGCCAAGAAGGTGACCAAGGTCGGCATCATCGGCGCCGGTCTCATGGCGAGCCAGTTCGCGCTGCTCTTCGTGCGCAAGCTCCAGGTTCCGGTGCTCATCACCGACCTCGACCAGGCCCGAGTCGACAAGGGTGTGGCGTACATCCACGACGAGATCGGCAAGCTCGAGGCCAAGGGCCGGCTCGACGCCGATGCCGCCAACCGCCTGCGCGCGCTCGTGACGGGCACGACCGACAAGAGCCTCTACGCGGACTGCGACTTCGTGATCGAGGCCGTGTTCGAGGAAGTCGGCGTCAAGCAGACCGTGTTCGGCGAGATCGAGCAGATCATCGCCGAGGATGCGATCCTCGCCACCAACACCTCCTCGCTCTCGGTCGAGGAGATCGGCGCGAAGCTCGCGAACCCGGAGCGGCTCGTCGGCTTCCACTTCTTCAACCCGGTGGCGGTGATGCCGCTCATCGAGATCGTGAAGACCCCGAACACCTCGGACGCCGCGCTCTCGACCGCTTTCGTCGTCGCGAAGGGTCTCGGCAAGAACGCGGTCCTCACCGCCGACGCACCGGGCTTCGTCGTGAACCGCCTTCTCGCGAAGGTCATGGGCGAGGCCGCGCGCGCCGTGTACGAGGGAACGCCGCTCCTCACGGTCGAGAAGGCGTTCCAGCCGCTCGGCCTGCCGATGACGCCGTTCCAGCTCATCGATCTCGTGGGATGGAAGGTCGCTGCCCACGTGCAGGACACGATGGTCACGGCATTCCCCGAGCGCTTCTACGCCTCGGAGAACTTCCACCGGCTCGCGGAGCTGCCGGAGGTCGTCGAGAAGGACAAGAGCGGGCGCGTGACCGGCTGGACGAAGGCCGCGGAGAAGGTGCTCAAGGGCGCCGTCGGCTCGTCGCCGTCGAGCGAGGCGGAGATCCTCCGGCGCGTCCAGGACGGGCTCGCGAAGGAGATCAGGATCATGCTCGACGAGGGCGTCGTGCCCGAGGTCGAAGACATCGACCTCTGCCTCATCCTCGGTGCGGGCTGGCCCTTCATCGACGGCGGCGCGTCGCCGTACCTCGACCGCGAGGGGGCCTCCGAGCGCGTCTTCGGCGACACGTTCCACCACCCCGTGATCACGGGCATCGGCGACTAG
- the dxs gene encoding 1-deoxy-D-xylulose-5-phosphate synthase — protein MALLSSITGPRDLDGLSTSQLQELAGEIRAFLIENVARTGGHLGPNLGVVELTIALHTVFDSPADPFIFDTGHQSYVHKLLTGRQDFTNLRSRGGLAGYPQRSESPHDVVESSHASSSLSWADGVSRALTRTGRKDRHVVAVVGDGSLTGGMTWEALNNISDDNDRNLVIVVNDNGRSYAPTIGGMARYLNRVRTADTYRTLHRGSDTLFRKLGPAARAVYRGVRGGTHGFLSRFTNNAALYSNLDIKYLGPVDGHDLPTLIETLRLAKSYGAPVIVHAITEKGRGYQPALDDEADQFHAVGKIDPATGKTVGSSGGAPAWTDVFADELVSVGEKRDDIIAMTAAMLRPTGLLPFAQRFPDRVYDVGIAEQHAVASAAGLAFGGLHPVVAIYATFINRAFDQVLMDVALHRAGVTFVLDRAGVTGPDGPSHHGIWDLAMLQLVPHIRIAVPRDAERLREELQEAVAVGDAPTVIRFPKGGVSPELTAIERLDDGVDVLVRSEAQDVLIVGIGPMAHIAVDVANRLRAQGIGATVVDPRWVVPVQPSIVELAASHRLVITIEDGIRVGGIGTRVRQVLREAGVDTAVDELGVPDEFIDHATREQILEDAGLTPAKIAQDVVSQVLGTRIPVARGASTAEIPTIGSFSRSQESQR, from the coding sequence ATGGCGCTGTTGTCCTCCATCACCGGGCCCCGGGATCTCGACGGGCTCAGCACGTCGCAGCTGCAGGAGCTCGCCGGCGAGATCCGCGCGTTCCTCATCGAGAACGTCGCCCGAACGGGTGGTCACCTCGGCCCGAACCTCGGCGTCGTCGAACTCACCATCGCCCTTCACACGGTGTTCGACTCGCCCGCCGACCCGTTCATCTTCGACACCGGGCACCAGTCGTATGTGCACAAGCTCCTCACAGGTCGTCAGGACTTCACCAACCTGCGTTCACGCGGTGGACTCGCCGGCTACCCGCAGCGGTCGGAGAGCCCGCACGACGTCGTCGAGTCGTCGCACGCGTCGAGCTCGCTGAGCTGGGCAGACGGGGTCTCGCGAGCCCTCACCCGCACCGGCCGCAAGGACCGTCACGTGGTCGCCGTCGTCGGAGACGGGTCGCTGACCGGCGGGATGACGTGGGAGGCCCTCAACAACATCTCCGACGACAACGACCGCAACCTCGTGATCGTCGTGAATGACAACGGCCGCTCCTACGCGCCCACGATCGGCGGAATGGCCCGGTATCTGAACCGAGTGCGAACCGCCGACACCTACCGCACCCTTCACCGCGGGTCGGACACGCTCTTCCGCAAGCTCGGCCCTGCCGCCCGCGCGGTCTACCGCGGCGTCCGCGGCGGCACCCACGGGTTCCTCTCCCGCTTCACCAACAACGCGGCGCTGTACTCGAACCTCGACATCAAGTACCTGGGTCCCGTCGACGGACACGACCTGCCGACCCTCATCGAGACCCTCAGGCTGGCGAAGTCGTACGGTGCGCCCGTCATCGTGCACGCGATCACCGAGAAGGGCCGCGGCTACCAGCCCGCCCTCGACGACGAGGCCGACCAGTTCCACGCGGTCGGCAAGATCGACCCTGCAACGGGGAAGACCGTCGGCAGTTCGGGCGGTGCCCCTGCGTGGACCGACGTGTTCGCCGACGAGCTCGTCTCGGTGGGGGAGAAGCGCGACGACATCATCGCGATGACGGCGGCCATGCTCCGGCCCACCGGATTGCTGCCGTTCGCCCAGCGCTTCCCGGATCGCGTCTACGATGTCGGGATCGCCGAGCAGCACGCGGTCGCGTCAGCCGCGGGCCTCGCCTTCGGGGGCCTCCACCCGGTCGTCGCGATCTACGCCACGTTCATCAATCGCGCCTTCGATCAGGTGCTGATGGATGTCGCGCTCCACCGCGCCGGGGTGACGTTCGTGCTGGATCGCGCCGGCGTCACCGGGCCGGATGGTCCCAGCCATCACGGCATCTGGGATCTCGCGATGCTGCAGCTCGTGCCGCACATCCGCATCGCCGTCCCTCGCGACGCCGAGCGGCTGCGCGAAGAACTGCAGGAGGCAGTGGCCGTCGGCGATGCGCCCACCGTGATCCGCTTCCCCAAGGGAGGCGTCAGCCCCGAGCTGACAGCGATCGAACGTCTCGACGACGGGGTCGACGTCCTCGTGCGCTCCGAGGCGCAGGACGTGCTCATCGTCGGCATCGGACCGATGGCGCACATCGCGGTCGATGTCGCGAACCGCCTGCGCGCGCAGGGGATCGGCGCCACCGTCGTCGACCCGCGATGGGTGGTGCCCGTCCAGCCGTCGATCGTCGAGCTCGCGGCATCCCACCGCCTCGTCATCACGATCGAGGACGGTATCCGCGTCGGAGGCATCGGGACCCGCGTACGCCAGGTGCTGCGTGAAGCGGGAGTCGACACGGCCGTCGACGAGCTCGGCGTGCCCGACGAGTTCATCGATCACGCGACTCGCGAGCAGATCCTCGAGGATGCCGGACTCACGCCGGCCAAGATCGCCCAGGATGTCGTGTCCCAGGTGCTCGGGACGCGCATCCCGGTCGCCCGTGGGGCGTCGACCGCCGAGATTCCGACGATCGGGTCGTTCTCGCGCAGCCAGGAGAGCCAGCGCTAG
- a CDS encoding DUF3710 domain-containing protein, whose translation MTDPTSADGPRKDAPEDRASAGPFDESEANPVRPYIDLGGIKILPREGLNLRLEVEEQTKRIVAVGLDYAGSTLQVQPFAAPRTVGLWAETREQIRAQIRQQGGRVEEREGPLGPELLAEVPVVAGPEGTAGKRLARFIGVDGPRWFLRGVIGGAATSDVDAAAAVEDLFRSIVVVRGGSPMPPRDLIPLRMPATPGVA comes from the coding sequence ATGACCGACCCCACATCCGCCGACGGCCCCCGCAAGGACGCTCCCGAGGACCGTGCCAGCGCCGGACCGTTCGACGAGTCCGAGGCGAACCCGGTCCGTCCGTACATCGACCTCGGCGGGATCAAGATACTCCCGCGCGAGGGCCTGAACCTCCGTCTCGAGGTGGAGGAGCAGACAAAGCGAATCGTGGCCGTCGGCCTGGACTACGCGGGTTCGACGCTCCAGGTGCAGCCGTTCGCCGCCCCGCGCACGGTCGGCCTCTGGGCCGAGACCCGTGAGCAGATCCGCGCCCAGATCCGCCAGCAGGGAGGACGCGTCGAGGAGCGCGAGGGCCCGCTGGGTCCCGAGCTCCTGGCCGAGGTGCCGGTCGTGGCGGGCCCCGAAGGCACCGCCGGCAAGCGCTTGGCCCGCTTCATCGGCGTCGACGGCCCGAGGTGGTTCCTCCGCGGCGTGATCGGCGGCGCGGCGACCTCGGACGTCGATGCGGCCGCGGCCGTCGAAGACCTCTTCCGTTCCATCGTCGTGGTGCGCGGGGGGTCGCCGATGCCTCCTCGCGACCTCATCCCGCTGCGGATGCCGGCGACGCCGGGCGTCGCGTGA
- the acnA gene encoding aconitate hydratase AcnA, with the protein MSTVDSFGAKSTLTVGSTDYEIFRIDTVDGYEKLPFSLKVLLENLLRTEDGANVTKEQIEALGSWDAAAEPNTEIQFTPARVVMQDFTGVPCIVDLATMREAVVTLGGDATKINPLSPAEMVIDHSVIADLFGTENALERNVEIEYERNGERYQFLRWGQTAFNDFKVVPPGTGIVHQVNIEHLAKVIYDRSVGGVLRAYPDTCVGTDSHTTMVNGLGVLGWGVGGIEAEAAMLGQPVSMLIPKVVGFKLSGAIPTGVTATDVVLTITDMLRKHGVVGKFVEFYGEGVASVPLANRATIGNMSPEFGSTAAMFPIDSVTIDYLRLTGRDEQQLALVEAYAKEQSLWHDASREPVFSEYMELDLSTVVPSIAGPKRPQDRIVLSQAKQQFESDLTNYAEIDHDLVDLEGSESFPASDPPGNSPEDEYSRHEHHHHSHAPATASKPTPVTLEGGERFVLDHGAVTIAAITSCTNTSNPSVMLAAGLLARNAVRKGLKAKPWVKTTLAPGSKVVTDYYEKAGLTKDLEDLGFFTVGYGCTTCIGNSGPLIEEVSAAINENDLAVTAVLSGNRNFEGRINPDVKMNYLASPPLVIAYSLAGSMNFDFEVDPLGTDQDGNDVFLRDIWPDSAEVQATIDSSINKEMFTHQYASVFEGDERWRTLPTPTGDVFEWDDASTYVRKPPYFDGMTMELTPVTDITGARVMATLLDSVTTDHISPAGNIKVDSPAGRYLAEHGVDRKDFNSYGSRRGNHEVMIRGTFANIRLKNQLVRAVNDGAEVEGGFTRDFTQEGGPQSFIYDASQNYQAAGTPLVIFGGKEYGSGSSRDWAAKGTSLLGVKAVITESFERIHRSNLIGMGVVPLQFPAGESWASLGLDGTEIVSISGLEQLNEGITPKTVHVTASPSEFSAAGKETVEFDAVVRIDTPGEADYYRNGGILQYVLRSLV; encoded by the coding sequence GTGTCCACGGTTGACAGCTTCGGTGCCAAGAGCACCCTGACGGTCGGCAGCACCGACTACGAGATCTTCCGCATCGACACCGTCGACGGCTACGAGAAGCTCCCGTTCAGCCTCAAGGTGCTGCTCGAGAATCTGCTTCGCACCGAGGACGGCGCGAACGTCACGAAAGAGCAGATCGAAGCACTCGGATCGTGGGATGCCGCGGCAGAGCCGAACACCGAGATCCAGTTCACGCCTGCCCGCGTCGTGATGCAGGACTTCACGGGCGTTCCCTGCATCGTCGACCTCGCCACGATGCGCGAAGCGGTCGTGACGCTCGGTGGTGACGCCACCAAGATCAACCCGCTCTCACCGGCCGAGATGGTCATCGACCACTCCGTCATCGCCGACCTCTTCGGCACCGAGAACGCCCTCGAGCGCAATGTCGAGATCGAGTACGAGCGCAACGGCGAGCGGTACCAGTTCCTCCGCTGGGGCCAGACCGCCTTCAACGACTTCAAGGTCGTCCCGCCGGGCACGGGCATCGTCCACCAGGTCAACATCGAGCACCTGGCGAAGGTCATCTACGACCGTTCCGTCGGCGGCGTGCTCCGCGCCTACCCCGACACCTGCGTCGGCACCGACTCGCACACGACGATGGTCAACGGCCTCGGCGTGCTGGGCTGGGGCGTCGGCGGCATCGAGGCCGAGGCTGCCATGCTCGGCCAGCCGGTCTCGATGCTCATCCCCAAGGTCGTGGGCTTCAAGCTCTCGGGCGCGATCCCCACCGGCGTCACCGCGACCGACGTCGTTCTGACGATCACCGACATGCTGCGCAAGCACGGCGTCGTCGGCAAGTTCGTCGAGTTCTACGGCGAAGGCGTGGCATCCGTCCCGCTCGCCAACCGCGCCACCATCGGCAACATGAGCCCCGAGTTCGGCTCGACCGCCGCGATGTTCCCGATCGACAGCGTGACCATCGACTACCTGCGCCTCACGGGCCGTGACGAGCAGCAGCTCGCGCTGGTCGAGGCGTATGCCAAGGAGCAGTCGCTGTGGCACGATGCCTCGCGCGAGCCGGTGTTCAGCGAGTACATGGAGCTCGACCTCTCGACGGTCGTCCCGTCGATCGCCGGTCCCAAGCGCCCGCAGGACCGCATCGTCCTCTCGCAGGCGAAGCAGCAGTTCGAAAGCGACCTCACCAACTACGCGGAGATCGATCACGATCTGGTCGACCTCGAGGGCTCTGAGTCGTTCCCGGCATCCGACCCGCCCGGAAACTCGCCCGAAGACGAGTACAGCCGCCACGAGCACCACCACCACAGCCACGCGCCCGCGACGGCGTCGAAGCCCACCCCGGTCACGCTCGAGGGCGGGGAGAGGTTCGTCCTCGACCACGGCGCGGTGACCATCGCGGCGATCACGTCGTGCACCAACACGTCGAACCCGTCGGTCATGCTCGCTGCGGGCCTGCTCGCACGCAACGCCGTGAGGAAGGGGCTCAAGGCCAAGCCGTGGGTCAAGACCACCCTGGCTCCGGGCTCGAAGGTCGTCACCGACTACTACGAGAAGGCCGGCCTCACCAAGGACCTCGAGGACCTCGGCTTCTTCACCGTCGGCTACGGCTGCACCACGTGCATCGGCAACTCGGGTCCCCTCATCGAGGAGGTCTCCGCCGCGATCAACGAGAACGACCTCGCCGTCACGGCGGTGCTGTCGGGCAACCGCAACTTCGAGGGCCGCATCAACCCCGACGTGAAGATGAACTACCTCGCGAGCCCGCCTCTCGTGATCGCCTACTCGCTCGCCGGCTCGATGAACTTCGACTTCGAGGTCGACCCCCTCGGCACCGATCAGGACGGCAACGACGTGTTCCTGCGCGACATCTGGCCGGACTCGGCCGAGGTGCAGGCCACGATCGACTCGTCGATCAACAAGGAGATGTTCACCCATCAGTACGCGAGCGTCTTCGAGGGCGACGAGCGGTGGCGCACCCTCCCGACGCCGACCGGCGACGTCTTCGAGTGGGACGACGCGTCCACCTACGTCCGCAAGCCCCCGTACTTCGACGGCATGACGATGGAGCTGACCCCGGTCACCGACATCACGGGCGCCCGCGTGATGGCCACGCTGCTCGACTCGGTCACCACCGACCACATCAGCCCTGCCGGCAACATCAAGGTCGACAGCCCGGCCGGCCGGTACCTCGCCGAGCACGGCGTCGACCGCAAGGACTTCAACTCCTACGGCTCGCGCCGCGGCAACCACGAGGTGATGATCCGGGGCACGTTCGCGAACATCCGCCTGAAGAACCAGCTGGTCCGTGCGGTGAACGACGGCGCCGAGGTCGAGGGCGGCTTCACCCGCGACTTCACCCAGGAGGGCGGCCCGCAGTCGTTCATCTACGACGCCAGCCAGAACTACCAGGCCGCGGGCACCCCGCTCGTCATCTTCGGCGGGAAGGAGTACGGCTCCGGCTCGTCCCGCGACTGGGCGGCCAAGGGCACGAGCCTCCTGGGCGTCAAGGCGGTCATCACGGAGAGCTTCGAGCGCATCCACCGCTCGAACCTCATCGGCATGGGTGTCGTCCCGCTGCAGTTCCCCGCAGGCGAGAGCTGGGCCTCGCTCGGACTCGACGGCACCGAGATCGTCTCGATCTCCGGGCTCGAGCAGCTGAACGAGGGCATCACGCCCAAGACGGTGCACGTGACGGCGTCGCCGAGCGAGTTCTCGGCGGCCGGCAAGGAGACCGTGGAGTTCGACGCGGTCGTCCGCATCGACACGCCCGGAGAGGCCGACTACTACCGCAACGGCGGAATCCTGCAGTACGTGCTGCGCTCGCTCGTCTGA